The Paenibacillus polymyxa M1 DNA segment CATGCAAAAAAGGTATTCAAGCGAACAACGCATGAATACCTTTTTATTGAGCATTTCCAGCCATCAAGCTTGATTAAAAAATAGTTCCTAGCGCTCTTCACTGGCTTCAGATGAACCTCGTTCTTACCCGTTCGTTCCTATATTACAGGCACCTTTATACAGTACGAGCATCAATCCAATCGGGAAATTCATATCGGATAATATCCGTTTCGGATACGATATGTCCGATTTGTGACTCAATGAATTCCAAATCTCCCTCTACGGCTCCTATAAAATGCTTGGTACCAGGTTCTACAACGATGACCATACCGGGGCTGACGGTCTGTGTCATCCCATTGATACAGACGCTTCCGGTTCCTGAAACGATGGTCCAAACCTCTTTTCGAAACTGATGCTCATGATAGCTGATAAATCTCCCCTTCGAAATGACAACCCGTTTGGTGACCGTTTGTAACCCGCTTGCTGCTTGTTGATGGGATAAGACCGTTTGCTTACCCCAAAAGCGCTCCTCAAAACGCGGCCCAATTTCAATTTCTGCCACCATATCCTTAATTCCTGTTGATGATTGTCGATCCGTAACCAACACGCCATCCGGTCCAGCAACGACAATAATGTCTGGGACATTCCAGATGCTGACCGGAATCTCCAGTTCATTGATGATATGCGAGTCATGTGATGCTTCTGAAATATATCCGGGACCGCTCAGCTTTGAACTCACTTCCCGCACCAACGAATCCCATGTTCCTAAATCTCTCCATTCTCCATGATATGGGAGCACGGAGAGCTTACGAGTGTGTTCTACTACCGCAATATCAAAGCTGGTTTTAGGCAAGTCTGCGTAATTTGTCGAAAGTGTTTCATAATCGGCTGGTAAACCCATTTGCGTCAGCACATCCAATAAAAATCCGATTCTAAAAGCAAACACTCCGCAATTCCATAACGCTCCTTCACGGATCAATACTTCGGAGCGAATCAGATCAGGCTTTTCTACAAATGAACTCACTCTATAGTATTCCTGGTCAGACAAAGGAGATGAAGGCACAATATATCCATATTTGTCCGAGGGCTCAGTTGGAACAGCCCCCATCAATGCGATATGGCTTCCTGATTGCTCTAATATCGAAGGAAGCCTGCGCAGATGCTCGAAAAATTCATCCCCCGCATAGCCATCCACCGGCATGACCCCTACGATTTCGTCGCGTGATGCGCCTGCAACATCATGCAAGTAAGCCGTAGCCAGGGAAATAGCCGGAAAGGTATCCCGCTGAGTCGGCTCCTCAATCACCACAGCGTCTCCGCCAATTTGCCCCTGAATCAGTTCGATCTGAGTTCCACTCGTAGAAAAATAAGCTTGATCTGCCAAATCAGCTTCATCTAACTGTCTCCATATCCGTTGCAGCATACTTTCCGGTCGCTCGTCATGACGTAGGATGGAAAGAAACTGCTTGGGGCGGTTCACATTGGATAAGGGCCATAGTCGTTTACCCGAACCTCCGGATAATAAAATCATTCGCAAAGATGCAACCTTCTTCCTTTAAATTCATATTTTCCTTACATTATAGGACTGTTTGCTTTTCGTGCTTTTGCCGAATACATAAGTATGTAACATCGTAGAACATACATAGTTATGCAATGTTAATTGTATCTTTGTCCGTACAGGAGATGTCTGTCATGCCTACAAAAATACTCATCATTGAAGGTCAAAAAAGTTTGGCTGATATGATTGCTCTTCATCTTCAAGAGGAAGGCTATCATACCGAACTAATCTATGATTGTAAACTCGCAATTCCTACATTAATGCACTTTAAGCCGGACATTATTGTGACCGCGCTAATGTTTTCCGGTAAAGTCGAATGTGAGCTGATCAGCCACATCCGCCAATTTACTACGGTTCCTGTGCTCGTCATCTCTAATAACACCCTGCTGAACACAAGAATAAAGGCTCTAGACGACGGAGCGGATGACTTTTTATGCAAGCCCTTCAGTCTGAGAGAGTTAAACGCCCGCATCAAAGCCTTGCTGCGCCGCAGTGGCAGCAACATGCTCACTGAGACACCAACGATAACCCAAAAGCTTAAAAAGGTAAGAGTCTGGGTGAATGATTACCGTCATAGCCTGTTGGTCGATGACCAGGAAATCGAAGTTACTCACATCGAATTTTCTATTATAAAAGAGATGTCCTGCAATCCAGGGAAAGTTTTTACCCGTAGCGAATTGATGGATCGGGTCAAAGGCGGCGATGGCGCTTATCTGGATCGTACCATCGACGTACATATCTCCAGCCTCCGCAAAAAAATTGAACGTGACCCTAAAAATCCTCAGCATATCCGTACCGTTTGGGGCAGAGGCTACAAATACGAGATGTAGCCGTATAGTAACGGTCTGGTTCCCTCTGGGCAGCTTGCTTCTTATGGAAGCTTCCGCTTTGTCCATCGCCGATAAGGAAGAAAACAAGCTGCTCCACCCAATATCCCTATGACAAACAATACCCAGCCAAAACGGTAGGCTGAAGCCAGAATAATGACAACCTTACCGTTTCCGCTGCCATTCGTTATGAATCCGGTCGTTACTCCATTCACAGACAGACGTGCTCGCTGATTTTCGCTACCCAGCCTGAACTCCCATAATGGATTGGGTGATTCTGTCTCCCGGATCAGCACCTGCTGATGCATTGGATTATATAGTGTAAAGCTGCGTTCCATGGAATTTTCACGAGTAGCCTGAATGCTTTCCGAAGCGTGTGGTGCCATAAAAAAGGTTTCCATATCCGTTCCCTCAAACAGCGTAAATTGATCCACTGTAATCATCGCTTGATAAGGGATGATGGAATATTGCCTCATTTGAAATAAGCCTGATTGCTTCTTGTGCGCATGCGCCAATATCTGAAACTGCATCAAGACGGTTCCTGCTGGAGCCTTCACTATTTGATCATAATGATTCCATTGCTCCTTATCTCTCTCCTCTACCTCATCAATATAGGAGGTTTGAAGAATCTGGGACGCTTTATTTAAGAAAATGACCTTCATGTGCCGACTTCCAATTTGTTCTGATCGCGCATCCAACTGCACCACGTACTCTTGCAGCGGCTCTGCCTTCATTTTTTTGGACGCATAAATATTCCAGTCACAGGAATAGCTAGGTGCGTAACGAATAGACAGTTCTTTGTCCTGGATGGACAGATTCGTCTGACCAGGCCGAATATCTGCTACACATCCAACATCCGAGCCCAATGATTCCTTCGTGTCCTGCCCAGGCATTACCGTCACTTCCTGCCCGTCCATTCGATGAATATCTGCAAAATGGCTCAATGACGGCACCTGACTGTCCAGGGCAAGGGTTAAGCGATATTTTCCCTTGGTTAAGAATAAATTTTTGAACTCTACTCGGCCATAGTCGTTCAGCAGATCGGGAATTTGTATGATTTTCTTGGCAAAACCATCCTGATTGGGCACCGTTTCAATAACCTGCTTTTCGGATAATGAGGTAGCGGGTAACCGCTTATATGACTCACCCGTACGAATTGTTCTGGTCAGCACCTCTCCAGTCTCTTCATTCTTCCATTTCATTGCTAATGATCCTTCGTATCCGGCAGGTAGATTAGCCAAAATTGCTGTGCCATAGGTTCCCGTTTTGGTGACTTCCACCTCTCTGCTTAACGTCCCTTTTTGGTAACTGATTCCCCGTCCCATACTAAGTCTTGGTAACGCACGTTCCGTCTGCACATTCCCTTGGGCATTAAAATCGCTCTCTGCCTCCAAGGTGAAAAAGAGCTTGCCCCGCTTTAATGCCTGCTCCACCGGAAAAGATAACTGATCCAGTTGATCCACAGGAACAATCGCAAATTGATTGACCGCATTAAAGCCTTGCAGGTTATTAACCGTGACTGGGTTATCTCCTTTTGGAAAAACATGTTCTCCCAGATCGACCCATTGGAATTGGTTTAATCCCTCATCATGGGTCTTGATGTTAGTCACTCCATCCGGCAGTGTGACTTGCAATTTCCCGCCTGCCTTATTCATGAACACTCTAGCATATACATGTGAGGTTTGAGGCTGGTCCATCTTTTTATGCATCGTAAACGTGTTAGGCTTACTGTATTGCCCCAAATCACGCAGCTGAATATCGTGAATCCACCAGTAATTTTTTTGCTGCGGACGCTGGAGGGTTAACAAATCCATTCGCATCCAATAGCTACCAGGTGGTGAAACGTATTCCCCGTAAAATTTTACACTGTCAAAATTATAGCCCTCTGAAGGTGCCACAACATAGCTGACCCCCAGCTCACGCATTTGCTTATCATAAAACCTCATTTTTACATGCATTTTGTTCGTCCCACGGCCAGAAACGGTGATGTGGAACTGATATGGATTATTTTCCTTGGCTTCTAGCAATCCAGATCTGGCGACCTGCCATATATTACTCGGATCTCCCTTCATAATCTCGCCATGCAGAGTCGGCACATCGTTTGATTCCTCTCGGGGGTTAGCCTGCACACTGAACAACTGCGGATTATCAGGCTTGAAAAAGGTTTCCGTTCTCAGCATAGAGTCAAAATCCAGCACCGTATTCCCTTCAATGCTGCTCATCTGATACGGTGCTACATCCAGCTTCTTACTGGCAAAGGTGACTGCAATCCCTGCATCCATCTCCATATCAAACGGGAAGTTCCGTATATTTTGGGAGGATAAATACCACAACCAATCGTTGGTTGATGCAAAAGTTTTGGACCATTTCAAAAAAGCATTGCCATCCTCAATCGCATCAAAAGGCCGCAAGTAATCCTCTGCCGGGAGCTGTGACAACAGCAAGTCATTGAAGGAGGCTGCCTCCACATAATCCCCCTTGTTGACCGTCTGAATGGTGTTTAGCTCAGGCTTCAACGCGCTGAACAGCACTCCAAAACGGCTGAAATCAAAACCAGGCAAATGACTATAGCTCTCCAGCCGGCTAAATCCGTAAGGTGTCACAATTTTACTTGCAAGGATATTCATATAGGGCGGTGCCTGATCAAGATTGAATATGGAAAATAAGTCGTTCTTATACGTACGTTTCAACCCGGTTTGACCTTCCAGCTGAGACAGGTGGAAATCCTGCCGCTTCTCCTGTCCCTCATATTCGTCATGGTAGACCAACTGGTTGACCCCAAAAGTAGAGAATAGCCAGCCTAATCGCGAGCTTAATCCGTTGTCCATAACATACTGCAGAAAATTCATATAGTATGTAATACCGGGATCATTGCCTTCATGATGAAAGATCGTATTTTTAGGAGAAGAGTATACCTGAAAATCTCCAGTCGCCTTCTCAGTTGCCGTCTTTCCTTTATTCCATTTGGGCGTCGCTACTCCGTTATAGCTTTGAATCATATTATCAGCAATTGGAAAATACAGTGCCTTGCTGTCAAAACGATCTGAGTCAGTCAGCTTTTCAGCCATTTGACTATAAGCCTCCGGCACTTGTACCGGCTTGTAATACCCCTCAATGAACTGCGTACGCAAGGGAGCCAAATACACGCCCAGGCACAAAACGACGATAACAACCGCCAGCTTTTTATACCCACGCTGTAGCGGTGACGATCCAAACCATTCCATACATTGAATGACGCCAAAGGTCAGCAACACTCCGAAATTAAGGGAGAGCAGTCCAATAAATTTGTTAGGATCACGGAAAACCGAACCAATCACAGGGGTTTTCGTAACCAGAATGACAAACCACTTGGCAATGGATGGAAATGTCGTTCCAGTCGCTGCAACCATAAATAACAGCGTAAGGAGCGAAAAGATCAGAATGATCGGATTTTTATGTGAACGTGTCACCATCGCGTACCCGATCAATAGCAACAAGAATCCCCCACCTACATAAAACATCGCAGGCAGCGAGGAAAACGAGAACATGGGCCACCAATAGCTCAGTAAATAACCCACATTATATAAACTGCTGTTACGGCTGAATAGAGACAACGTATCCACGACGTTGATATTATGCTGAGACGCTTGAGCGTCCATCAACATGCTGCCTACATACAGGGACAACCAATAAAAACTGAGCAGACCGAAAAACACGCCAAAAATCATGCCTTTACGCAAAAAATTACCGTATAAGGGCTGTAAATAGGCGCGCCCTGCCTTACGATGGGTCCAGGTCAGTTTGAGCAGGAGCAACATGGTGAACAATCCCAAATAAATCATCCCAAAGAAAAAATAATGAATGGCCGCAGCACTCACGGTGAATACTGCAGCCAGCAGGAACAGGTCAATCCAGTTCCGCTGATACAATTTATGGGGATGATAGTTTTTAATTTGTTGAATTTGAAACTTGGGGTCCACCGCACTGAAAAAAAATCGCAGCATTAACGGAAACAAACTATAGCCACAAAGCAAATAAATATGCTGGATGCGAAAAATAACCCACGGATTCAGTGCATAAAACAACGAACCCACCACAATGGCAAAAATACGGGTTTTCGTAAAGCTTGGTGAATAATACACGCTGACCAATCGCTTGGCAAAGGCATACATCGAAAATGCTGAAACAAATAACAAGCCTGTGATAAACGACTTGAGCAAGACCGGGCCGCTTTCGTCAAATAATAATGAAAGTCCATAGAAAGGCAAGATGTACAGAATGCGTGGAGCGTTAAACAGGGTCGAGGTAGACCATCGCTCGTTCCATACCCCGGTTATTTCCTCCAGATACCGATGAGAGGTGGCTCCAAAGGCAATGTCACTGAACACGATTTGACCTGGTCCATAGATGGGGGCAAGATACGCAACGATCGCAACCAGCATCCATATGATTGCCGCCATATCGTAGCGATAGCGAAATATCCACTTTTTCATGCTTGTCCCCCTCTCTTGAACTTCTTGTGTATCTGTTGGTTATCTAGGACCTATCTTCTCAAATGAACGATGGCCTGCAATCCCTGATCGGTATTACGCAGCTTTAAGCGACCACCTATAGTCTTCAGATATGCATCCATATGATACAGACTGAACGTATGCTCCTGCGCATTTTGGGAATAATCCGGCTGGAAATAGCTCCAACGCATCTTATCATCAATCCCGCCGCCTGTGTCTTCAATGATAATCATAATTTCAGCTTCTTCCAGGCGTGAGCTAACCTTAAGCATATGAGATTGCCGTTTGGACCGCAGGCCCGTTCGGCCCCGTTCCTGCTCCTCCAGCTGCTCTCCATCTCGGTTCATGGCCTCTACTGCATTTTCCAGCAACCCCTGAATCGTTTTGTACAGCATAGGTGCTTGTGCTGCAATAGATGGAACTGGCTCTTGCCGCGTAATCACTTGAATGTGCTTCATATTCAGCGAACGGTTCGCCCATTTCAGTGATTCAGACAATACCTCGTTCATATCCGTGAAGCTAATTCCACTATTATCATGCATTTTCTCTTCCAGCTCATCACGCAAGCTACGGACACCTGTCAGTAACTCTCCAAGTGAGGATTCCTGTCTGAGACGACCCTGGATGAAATTTCCATTCAGCTCGCGGAAATACTCCAGTTCCTCATGAGATGCTCCTTTTCCCTGACTGGAAGCCACTTCAAAGCGGTTGGCTAGATCTTGATAAAATCCCAACAGCTTTAAATCATCGCCGCCCGTGAGACGGCTAGTCTGTTCTTGCAGCTCTTGCAGCTGCTGCTCAATCGTCTGCATTAACGGCAAATAATACGTGTCCTGCTGCTGTCGCATATCTTCATCCCGCCGCTGGTCACGCACTTGATTGTTCACGATGGCATCTTTCACAATCCGTTTGCGGAACTGGACGAGCATGGCCCACAGAATCATGAGTATTAGAGCCATCACCATCCACAACTGTTTGCGAAAGGAGCTAATTCGCTGGGCAGTGTCCTGACTAATATCCTTAACCGATATGTAAAGGGCCTCTTCCCCAATGCGGCTGAATCCTATTCCGTATTTCTCTCCACGATCTTCAACGATACCCGTATTGCCCTCCAGCAGCTTACGGGTTACACCCGTGATGTCCGTCCGGTTGATATCCGGAGTATTTCGGGAAGCTACGATCTTGAATTGACCGTTATAAAATAAAGTCTCATGCTGATTCACCGGCTTACTTTTAATAATTCCACTAAGCATCTCAGCGTCAACCGTACGCACCATAAAACCGCCCGTCTGCGCCCCTTGAATCCTGCACGCTATGTACTGGGCAGGCTGATGATCCTCAGTCACAAAAGAGCTTATCGCACAACCATTTTGCAGCCACTTAATCTGCTGGACTGCACTCTTCATCTCACGATTGTCACGTCCGGCCATCACATGATACTGTTCATCCAGCACATAAAAAGACCCGCTTTCACGCTTAAACCCCTCAGCATACTGGCGTGTTCCCTGATTCAGTATCTCTCTGCCCAGACTGGACGACAGCTCTTTCAGTTCAGCCTGCCATGCGGCATAACGCTCCGTTATGCTGCCAGACAGTTCCTGTACCTCGTACTGGAGCTGCTCATTCTGAATATCCGCCAAGTGACCGCTGAATTGCCGCATGACAAACCATTGTAGCACAGCGGCCAAGAACACGGTCACACACAGGACGATCAGGTACAGGATCAGCTTTTGCCAGCTTGGTCTCAACAAAGCCCATTGTTTCATGCCCTGTCCCCTCCATTCTGTTCAAGACGGCTCAAAATTGCTTGCATCAGGCATTCCAGCTCGTAGCTGACCAGCGGTAGACGCGCGCATAGCAACCGGGGAGTGCGACGCTGGAGTGCGGCAAACCTCGCAGCGGTTTCCGTTGCCCCGTCCGTCAGCAGAATCAACTCGCATGTTTTTGCGATATACAGGCGATCCAAATCTTCCTCGCTGTATGCTCGCAAATCAACAACGTAAATATCATGACGGTCGTCCATATGCTGAAGTGCGCTGGAGACAGCCAAGGTCACCCCTGTATGTCGCGCAGCATGATATTCGTGAAGAAGACGCATCCCTTTTTCCCAGAGCGCATGTTCAGCCGAATCAAATCGTTCACAAAAAAGACGCAACGCCCGTTCTGTACTGACATCTTTTAAAAATGCCAAAACGCTGATATTATACATGTAGTTCCTCATTTCTTACTTCCTGATTGGAGTTGCGCAGTTCTTATGACACCCCAAAACATTCTATTTGTTGACGACAGTCCAATGGTTCTGTCCCTGCTTGAACGGACATTGATGCAAGAAACATTCACCTTACATACCGCTCACACGCCTAAAGAAGCCCTGCAAGTGCTGGAAAAGTATCCGATTGATGTAGTCGTTTCCGATCTGCTTATGCCTGGTTTGGACGGAATTACGTTCCTTCGTATGATTAAGAAGGATTATCCGCATATCGTACGCATCATTTTATCTGGTCACCTGCATACGCAGTCTATTTTATCGGCCATTAATCAAGTCGGCGTGTTCCGTTTTCTAACGAAACCGCTGGAGCTGGATGATGATACGCTAAAAAAGATACTGTATGAGGCGCTTGATCAGGCTAGGCTCAATCGAAACAGCCTGTATGCAAACCAGAACGTCGCATCTGACCTATCGGTATTTATAAACAGCATTTTGAATGCTCCGTACCGACCGTATGTACTGCTGAATGATCAAGATATCGTAACCGCCGTACACATTGCACTTGCTGAGCTGTATCCTGTCGGCTGCTCACTGCGTCATCCTGACGGTGAAGGTATTCAGTTAACTCCGCATTCATTATATATACCGTATGAGGAGCCGGAATCTTCCGATCCCGACCTGTACTCGCTGGATACGCTGACCCTCGGTCATTCATCGTTACGCCTTATCCGCCTTAGCGAGATCGCCTGAGTGACGGGTGCCGCCCTTTAACATGGCGGCTACCCCAATCACAGTCAGGCAGGTATACATCCACAACATCCCCGCCGTCAGCAGCGGATGACGGATGTAGTTTTTCACATTCCCCCATGTATACAACACCGGACGGAAGAAGTACCAACGTTCCAGCGCCTTTCGCAATCCGCCCTCTTCAGATGACATTGTACGATCCATTACCGAGAAGTAGTAGGCTTTTTTACGTAATACATCCTGCAGATATACCTGTTTTTCGTCATGATATACTCGTGTAAAAACCGCCCGGCGAATGACTCCGCCAGACTCTATATAGCGCAAGGTCGGCTGTATTTCTTCAAAAGCAATCTGCTCCGCATTAAATCCGCCTGTCGATTCGTAAGCGCTCATTCGCCAGAAGCGTGCTGCTTCAATAGAGCGTTTTCCCAAGGTCTCTCCCGCGTTGTTAATGACATTCCGCTCGAAAACTTTCACTTTGGAAAAAAAATTATTTGCTTCCGAATATGCCTCCTCCGGAACAACCAAGGCGCCAATATCTTGATGATTGTCAAAAAAGTCGATGCTCTGCTGAATCAGATGTTCGGCTAAAATCATATCGGAATCCAATACAAATATGTATTCAGCCCCCAAGTGTTTCGCTTCCTCAACTGCCCTGACCCTCGCAACTCCCCGCTCTCCATGAGGAAGCTCTAGTATCGTTACGGGTACCGAACTTCCTGCTGACAGCATACGAATCGTCTCAACCGTCCGGTCATCGGAGCCATCATCAGCAACTACAATATGCAGATCCTTGTAATTTTGCCCTAAACAGCTTCGCAAACAAGGCTCTATCGTACGTTCATTGTTGTACGTGGAGAAGAGAATGACCACTTTGTCCACTCTGTTCCGCCTCCTCTGCCCAATTCTCCATCAACTGCTCAAACGCAGCAGCTGTATGATCAAAATGGAATCTTAGCGCATATTGATACGCTCGCTCACGGATGGCCATGTAATCTTCGCCACCCTTTGCTGCTCTTTCCATTTGTTCAGATAATCCCCGAATATCACCGTGAAAGCATAAATATCCGCTTTTTCCGAAATCCGTCGCATCCACCAGACCGGGTGAATTGCTGACAATACTGGGTGTTCCAACGGCTGCCGCTTCCGTAATCGTTAACCCCCAGCCTTCACGCAGGGAGGGAAACACAAGCGCATGGGCACGACTCATCAGCTCCAGCTTATGCTCTGCTGAAACAAATCCGTAAAAGGTAATATCGGCTTGGGATTGTCCTTGTTCATCCGGTTCTCCGTATGTCAATTCATACCGCTCTATAATCGGTAATAATTGTTCTGTCACATAGGTTTTATCGGTTTTTCCAGCAATCCATAACATAGCCTGGGGGAACTTTTCCTTGAGCTGCCCAAAGGCTTCAACGACCAGATCAATGCCTTTATATTTAACGAAGCGTCCGGCATACATAAAGGTCGGGTTAGACTCCTTCATTAAAAATTGTTCACGCGGCCAATGATCAAACTCAATGCCTTCCGGTAAAAGGTGAACACGATCCGGGTGAAAGCCCAGCTTAAGCAGATCATACCGGGTAGACGGGGATACGGTGAGCGTCCGATCCTTCCGAGCCAGCTTAAGCATCAGGGGCTCCATATGAAATCCAATCATATTTAGCGGAAATCGAGCATTTTCATACCATATTTCCCTTGTTAGCTGGTGTATGAAAAAGATCCGCTTGGAGGCCTCCACCCAAAATCGGGTAAAGAACTGATGCGTATTCGCCTGATTAATTACATAGTCAATCTGCTGCCGATGAAGACGGTAATAGCGCATCGCATAATAAATAACACTGTATATGTTTCCTTTTCGAATATACGTAATACCGTCAATGACTTCATGCTCAGGCATCCCCTCAAATTGGGGTGAGAAATGAATGAACTGAAAACGGCCTTGCTGTGTGCGTTTCAGCATTTCATGGGTGAAAATTTCTGCTCCCCCGCTTTTCGGAGAACGAATGTCACGCCAGGAAAGCAATAGAACGACGGTTTTACCGTTCTGTTCAAGTATGGTATTCATGGGGTGAATCCCCCCTTATCTTTATTTTGAATAAATATATATAGGCATCTATCACAAAATAGAGAGACATTGCCCCATAAACAATGAACTCTGACAGCAAAAAATCTACTGGGTCTGTGTGAGACATATGAAAGGCTGCTACTAAAACAGCTGCTCCTGCTACCAGACTAAATATAAATTTGCGTCTGCCCACTAATACGTGCACATGCACAAAAAACATCACGATGGAAAATAGCCAGTACACCCAACCCCCCCATGGAATATAGACCTCAGCTGACTGGTAAGAA contains these protein-coding regions:
- a CDS encoding sugar phosphate nucleotidyltransferase translates to MILLSGGSGKRLWPLSNVNRPKQFLSILRHDERPESMLQRIWRQLDEADLADQAYFSTSGTQIELIQGQIGGDAVVIEEPTQRDTFPAISLATAYLHDVAGASRDEIVGVMPVDGYAGDEFFEHLRRLPSILEQSGSHIALMGAVPTEPSDKYGYIVPSSPLSDQEYYRVSSFVEKPDLIRSEVLIREGALWNCGVFAFRIGFLLDVLTQMGLPADYETLSTNYADLPKTSFDIAVVEHTRKLSVLPYHGEWRDLGTWDSLVREVSSKLSGPGYISEASHDSHIINELEIPVSIWNVPDIIVVAGPDGVLVTDRQSSTGIKDMVAEIEIGPRFEERFWGKQTVLSHQQAASGLQTVTKRVVISKGRFISYHEHQFRKEVWTIVSGTGSVCINGMTQTVSPGMVIVVEPGTKHFIGAVEGDLEFIESQIGHIVSETDIIRYEFPDWIDARTV
- a CDS encoding response regulator transcription factor, producing MPTKILIIEGQKSLADMIALHLQEEGYHTELIYDCKLAIPTLMHFKPDIIVTALMFSGKVECELISHIRQFTTVPVLVISNNTLLNTRIKALDDGADDFLCKPFSLRELNARIKALLRRSGSNMLTETPTITQKLKKVRVWVNDYRHSLLVDDQEIEVTHIEFSIIKEMSCNPGKVFTRSELMDRVKGGDGAYLDRTIDVHISSLRKKIERDPKNPQHIRTVWGRGYKYEM
- a CDS encoding ATP-binding protein is translated as MKQWALLRPSWQKLILYLIVLCVTVFLAAVLQWFVMRQFSGHLADIQNEQLQYEVQELSGSITERYAAWQAELKELSSSLGREILNQGTRQYAEGFKRESGSFYVLDEQYHVMAGRDNREMKSAVQQIKWLQNGCAISSFVTEDHQPAQYIACRIQGAQTGGFMVRTVDAEMLSGIIKSKPVNQHETLFYNGQFKIVASRNTPDINRTDITGVTRKLLEGNTGIVEDRGEKYGIGFSRIGEEALYISVKDISQDTAQRISSFRKQLWMVMALILMILWAMLVQFRKRIVKDAIVNNQVRDQRRDEDMRQQQDTYYLPLMQTIEQQLQELQEQTSRLTGGDDLKLLGFYQDLANRFEVASSQGKGASHEELEYFRELNGNFIQGRLRQESSLGELLTGVRSLRDELEEKMHDNSGISFTDMNEVLSESLKWANRSLNMKHIQVITRQEPVPSIAAQAPMLYKTIQGLLENAVEAMNRDGEQLEEQERGRTGLRSKRQSHMLKVSSRLEEAEIMIIIEDTGGGIDDKMRWSYFQPDYSQNAQEHTFSLYHMDAYLKTIGGRLKLRNTDQGLQAIVHLRR
- a CDS encoding response regulator; translated protein: MTPQNILFVDDSPMVLSLLERTLMQETFTLHTAHTPKEALQVLEKYPIDVVVSDLLMPGLDGITFLRMIKKDYPHIVRIILSGHLHTQSILSAINQVGVFRFLTKPLELDDDTLKKILYEALDQARLNRNSLYANQNVASDLSVFINSILNAPYRPYVLLNDQDIVTAVHIALAELYPVGCSLRHPDGEGIQLTPHSLYIPYEEPESSDPDLYSLDTLTLGHSSLRLIRLSEIA
- a CDS encoding glycosyltransferase family A protein, encoding MDKVVILFSTYNNERTIEPCLRSCLGQNYKDLHIVVADDGSDDRTVETIRMLSAGSSVPVTILELPHGERGVARVRAVEEAKHLGAEYIFVLDSDMILAEHLIQQSIDFFDNHQDIGALVVPEEAYSEANNFFSKVKVFERNVINNAGETLGKRSIEAARFWRMSAYESTGGFNAEQIAFEEIQPTLRYIESGGVIRRAVFTRVYHDEKQVYLQDVLRKKAYYFSVMDRTMSSEEGGLRKALERWYFFRPVLYTWGNVKNYIRHPLLTAGMLWMYTCLTVIGVAAMLKGGTRHSGDLAKADKA
- a CDS encoding glycosyltransferase family 4 protein, producing MNTILEQNGKTVVLLLSWRDIRSPKSGGAEIFTHEMLKRTQQGRFQFIHFSPQFEGMPEHEVIDGITYIRKGNIYSVIYYAMRYYRLHRQQIDYVINQANTHQFFTRFWVEASKRIFFIHQLTREIWYENARFPLNMIGFHMEPLMLKLARKDRTLTVSPSTRYDLLKLGFHPDRVHLLPEGIEFDHWPREQFLMKESNPTFMYAGRFVKYKGIDLVVEAFGQLKEKFPQAMLWIAGKTDKTYVTEQLLPIIERYELTYGEPDEQGQSQADITFYGFVSAEHKLELMSRAHALVFPSLREGWGLTITEAAAVGTPSIVSNSPGLVDATDFGKSGYLCFHGDIRGLSEQMERAAKGGEDYMAIRERAYQYALRFHFDHTAAAFEQLMENWAEEAEQSGQSGHSLLHVQQ